The following nucleotide sequence is from uncultured Draconibacterium sp..
TTCATTATGGGCGATATTGGCTACATGGAAACGGCTAGCGTACCTGTACCGGGAACACTTGAAGGTTAACAACATAGCAAGTATTTTTAAGATTGATCAATCAATTCAAAAAAAACCTTCGGCCGTGGCCGAAGGTTTTTTTGGCACTATACTTGTTTTAACACTAAAAAATGAAGTTTAATTATAAAAGTCTATTGCTATGAAAACAATTGAAAACAAACAAACATTTACCTTCAGAAAAATTTCAGCATTTTTATTAATAGTTGTAGCTGGTATTTTCGCCTCGTGCGAAGGACCGGTTGGACCTCCAGGAATCCCGGGAGAAGATGGTTACAATTTTGTAGGTACCACTTTTGAATTTACGGGAGATTTTACCCCTGCAAACGATTACCAACTGGTTTTTAATTTTAATGATAATGGATTCATTCCCTATTATTCAGACGTAATCCTAGCCTATGTTTTGTGGACTAACGAAGAAGGATTGGAATTCTGGCGCCCACTGCCACAAACCGAATATTTCCTATCGGGTGCTATTTTACAGTATAATTTCGATTATACAACAGATTATGAAAACGATGAGATTGTAGACATGTCGGTATTTTTAGGAGGGGATGTAGACTTAGCAAGCTTATCGACAGATTACACTTTGGATCAAACTTTCAGGATAGTCGTTGTTCCGTCTGATTTTATGAGTCTGGCTGAGGTGGATGCCAACGATTTGAGTTCAATTATGAATTCATCGAATATTCAATTTAACTCGTTAGGTACAATTGAACCGGGATCTGTTATTGATACAAATATTGAAATCAAATAATTATAAATAACACGATATAAAAACCGCTAACCAGTTTTTGGTTAGCGTTTTTTTATGCTTTAACGGTGTAATTATCTCTGAATAATTAGCCTTTGTTTTTAATCTCCTCAAGCCGTTTTTCGTTCAAAATGGTAAGTAAATTTTTCTTTAAATCGATAATCCCCATTTCCTGAAATTCCTTTAATATCCGTGAAACACTTTCGCGTGAAGTGCCAATAAGCGCAGCAATTTCAGTTTGTGTAAGATTTAAAGTAAAGGGATTTTCGCCATACACCTCGTTGGCCAAATAACTCATGGTGTTGGCCAGGCGCCCCGGTAATTGCTGCTGCACATTCTTAACTAACCGATCAAAATAGTTCATTTCATCTTTAAAAACGGTAGATAAAACTTTAACAGCAAAGTCGCCGTTACTTTTTAGCAAATCCGTAAAATGATTCCGATCAATAAAACAAACCTCCGATTTGGTAAGTGCAATAGCCGAATAATAATTCGATTTTGTTTCCTTATCGAGATTCTGAAGACCAAGATAAGCCCCTTTTGTAGAAACACTTAAAATAAAATCTTTCCCGCCTGCACCCTTTTTAACCAATTTTACAAATCCTTCGCGTAAATAGATGATATATTGTACCGGTCCTCCTTCTTTAAAAATAAGCTCTCCTTTATCGTACTGAATCATTGAACAACCTTGACCAAGCGCAGTTAACTCACTACTATTCAACACCGAAACAGGCTTTGACTTTAGAGTACAATTAACACAGCTATTGGTCGACAAGTTCATAAGATAGACTTTGGTGTAATAAATATCACAAGTATACGAGATTTTTCCCACAAAGTTAATTGAACTAATGCTCTTTATTCACCGTATAATTGTAAAAACTTTATACCATGAATAAAATAGTGACATTAATCTGCTACAATTTAGGACTTTGGGGAATATTAGGATTCTTCGCAACCATAATCCTTGGCTTTCTGTCATGCTGTGCTAATTTATCCAGTCAGGTATTTTATATCAGCCTGATTTCATTTGCAGCAATAGGCATAATCACCACAACAATTTGTGTTGTACGCGGATGCAAAAAAGTATGATTACTACCCGGTCTGAACGATAAGCTACTTTTGCCCCTTGCTATTCTTTAGCCAGGAAGCTTATTGTCCCTTAAAACCTTTCCAGTTTCGGATAATTTTCGTGCCAAGCGTTCCATCCACCATCAAGCGAATAAACGTGCTCGTAGCCCAACATCATTAGCGATTTTGTTGCCAGTGCTGAGCGGCTTCCACTTCGGCAATACAATATTATAGTATCTGTCTTTTTAGGCACTGCATGACGAAAACCTTCCCAAACAGCTTCTTTTTCAATATGCGATTCAAGCACACCGCGCTGTACCAAATAAGCACCGGGAATATGGCCAGCCCGGTATTCATCTTTTGTGCGCACGTCGATTAAAATATAGTCGGACTTACGGCTCTTCAGTCCTTCCACATATTTTTCATGAAATCCTTCGGTATCAATTGCGTCAATTTCCTGCTTTACCGCAGCCACCAATTCTTTATATCCGTTGTAAACCTTATTTTCCTGAGCCGAAAGCACAGTAAACATCCCCATCATCAATACGATGATAATTCCTGTTCTCTTCATAATATCAAAGATTTTAAAACATTAACCGATACGAACAATCACCACTTGCGCTCCTTCTATTCAGAAACGTAAATTGTGTTTGCTCAAAAACAATTTCGAACATTGAAGGTATAAAGAATTTCTACCTTATTTTAAGTTTCGAATCCTTAATTCAGTTTTGTTTTGATTTTTTAATAATTCAGCCAACTCGTCGGTATTTGTCTCTCCAAAATGATACGGATAAAGAATTTTTGGTTGAAACATTTTAGTAGCGTCGGCCACCATTTCCGGAGTCATTGTATAAGGTAAGTTCATCGGCAGAAAAGCCACATCTATGTCTTTCAGTTCGGCCATCTCAGGAATATTTTCGGTATCGCCGGCAACGTAAACTTTTTTATCGCCAAAGTGCAGCACATAACCATTACCCACTCCTTTTGGGTGAAAAGGCTGTCCGGCTTCACGTTCGTGTTTAATATTGTAAGCGGGCACTGCATCCACTTCAATTCCGGCAAAAACTCCCGAATCGCCATTGCTAAGCACTTTAGTACCGGCGTATTTTTCGTTGCAGGTTGTTGTGAGTACCACCTGAGTTCCCTCTTTCTTAACCGCATCAATTGCTTTGGCATCCAAATGGTCGCCATGCTCGTGCGTTATCAGAATCAGATCGGCTTTTGGCAGAGTCGCGTAATCGGCATACCACGACACCGGATCGATATGAATTACTTTCCCGTTAAATTGCATCATCAGTGTTCCGTGAGCAATAAACGTAATTTCCAAATCGCCTCCCGAAGTGGGAAACACATCCTTATCAAATTGTTGAGCTTGCACAAAAACAACAAAAACCATCATTGTTATCAGTGTAACTATATTCTTCATAACCTAGACTTTTAAATTTACTGAAAGATAGGCATAAAATGATTTTTTTGCATCTTCTTTAATAAAAAACAGAACATATGTGTATGTTTCTGACATCATTAAATTTGTACTTTCAGAACAAAATTCAAAAACTATCTGATATGAAAAGATTAACACTATTGACTACCCTTGTAGCCCTTGTATTCTCCCTTTCGGCCAAAGAGTATTCGCTTGAATCTCCATCGGGGAAAATACAGCTTAAGGTAAATGTTGACGAAACCCTTACCTACTCGGTGTTGCTAAACGGAAGTACAATTGTTGCGCCGTCGCAGATTTCGATGGAATTGTACGATGGAACAGTTTGGGGAGTTGACGCCAAAGTACGCAAAGCAAAAACCAGCAGCGTATCGCAGGTGCTTACTCCGGTTGTGCGACGTAAAAGTGCAACGATAAAAGACGAATACAAAGAACTCACTTTGACGTTTAAAGGTTATGCCTTGCTATTCAGAGCATACGACGATGGCGCTGCTTACCGTTGGGTGTCGGGTAAAGATGGCGAATACAAAGTGAAAAGCGAGTTGGCCACTTTCGCGTTTCCGGCCGACAACAAACTTTGGTTTCCGGAAGAAGAAAGTATGATGACCCATCAGGAGCGTGAATACCTGCGCGAAACGCTATCGAATATCGGAAGCGACCGGTTTGCTTCGACCGGTTTATTGGTTGACTGCGGAAACGGCGTTAAAACCTACATTTCGGAATCGAACCTAATGGATTACCCGGGAATGTACTTGCGGGGTTGCGACGATAACGAATATGCATTGGTGGGTAAATATCCGGGTGTTGTACTGGAAACCACACAGTTGAGCGATCGCGATGTAAAACCCACAAAATATGCCGATTATATTGCTGAATGTAATGGCCCTCGCGATTTCCCGTGGCGTGCCATGGTTATTACCGAAAACGATGGTCAGTTGATAGAAACAGAAATGATTTACAAACTGGCTCCTGCGTGCAAACTTGAAAATACCGACTGGATTAAACCCGGTAAAGTAGCCTGGGACTGGTGGAATGCCAATAACATTTACGGTGTTGATTTTGTGGCTGGTGTAAATACCGAAACGTACAAATATTACATCGATTTTGCATCGAAATACGGTTTGAAATACATCATTCTGGACGAAGGCTGGTATGTACTTTCGGATATTATGCAGCAGGAAAAAGATATAGATGTAAAAGAGCTGGTTGACTACGGAAAAGAAAAAAATGTGGACGTTATTCTTTGGGTGGTTTGGAAAGCTATGGACGACAAGCTGGAAGAATCACTCGATCAGTTTCAGGCATGGGGTGCAAAAGGAATTAAAATGGACTTTATGCAGCGCGACGACCAGTGGATGGTAAACTTTTACGAGAAAATTGCCCGCAAATGTGCCGAGCACGAATTGTTGGTTGATTTCCACGGAGCTTACAAACCAAGCGGGCTCGACCGCGCTTACCCGAACGTAATTTCTTACGAAGGAGTTAAAGGAATGGAAAATGCCAAGTGGTCGAACTTACCCGATCCGGAGCACGATGTAACCTTGCCTTTTATTCGTATGGTTGCCGGCCCAATGGATTATACACCGGGTGCTATGATCAACAAAACAAAAGAGAATTTTACGCCGGTATTTACCGAGCCCATGAGCCAGGGAACACGCTGTCACCAGTTGGCGTTGTACCCTGTTTTTGAAAGCCCGCTGCAGATGCTTGCCGATAATCCATCAAACTATTACCGCGAGCCGGAATGTATGGAATTCCTTGCGGCAGTTCCATCGGTTTGGGACGAAACCCAGGTATTGGAAGCTAAAGTGAGTGACTATATTGCCGTTGCTCGCCGCTCAAGCGACAAATGGTTTGTGGGTGCTTTAACAGACTGGGATGCGCGTGAAATGGAACTAAAACTCGATTTCCTTGGCAATGGATCGTACACCATGAAAGTGTGGAAAGACGGACTGAACGCCGATAAACATGCGGCCGATTTTGCTCAGGAAACTGTTGAAGTTACTGCAGGATCAACGGTAAAAGTTAAAATGGCTCCCGGTGGTGGCTGGGTGGCTATTATTGAGAAGAAATAGCTACGAGTAGCGAGACGCGAGTTTCGAGTATACAAGGATGCCATCCCTATGAGTTAGCTCAAACAGGGATGGCATCCTTTTTTGTGGCTGTATACGCAGACTTCTACTACTTCTATTTTGTAAGTAACTGCTTGGTTTCTTACCCCGAAATTCCCTGTAGGCGACTTTTTTTGTCCCCCTTGGCGAAGTGCCTGTCCCGATCTCGGTATCGGGAGGGAATAAGGGGGATTGAAATTCGGTTACACAAAAATTTGTACATCACAGTAATCCTCCGTCCCGATGCTGTGATCGGGACACCTCCTTTAAATAAAGGAGGATGAGATCAATGTAACTCAGCAGTACTCTGCAACCATACAAAAACAGCGGGCGACTAATAAACGATAGTCGCCCGCTGAATTATTTTTTATTAGGCAAAAGCCTGCTAATTACTTTTCTTGCAGTACGTATTTTAGTGTAAAAACAAGGGTCTCTCCCTTATATTCCGGAATATTTATTGTTGGGAGTTGCAATAACAAGCTTTTGGCTGCACGATCAAGTTTTTCCTGTGCATCTTCAACTGTAGTTCCCGACACTTCTTTCGGTTTATAACCAACTGCTACCACCTCGTCAACCGGAATGGCATTTTTACTTCCGGTCTCTTTAACCGAGACTACAGTTCCATGCTTATTCACTTTTACAAACATATTACTTTCACCCGTTATATTGGCTTCTCGTAATTCAGTTGGATATTTCATCCGTTTTGCAATAAACTTTCGCAAGTCCAATTCCGAAGTTATTTCTTCTGTTTTTGAGGTAATAAGTATCACGCCATCTTTCCCTTCATCACCATAAGTTTTTATAGCCGATGCATCTTTCAGAACGTCGATTGATTGAATATTTTCAGGATCAATATCACCCATATCGCCTGTGTATTTTTCACCATCGAGAAAAATTAGCGGCGATTTTCCATTCAGGTCCGCGGAACCTTTCAGTTTAATCGATATGGCTCCGTTTTTTGCTATTGGTCCGTATATACTGGTAGCACTTTCGTCTTTCAGCACTTCCATTGATTCGATGGTACTCGGGTCGATATCATTAATATCGCCATTGTAAGGAACACCTTCAACAATAACAATAGCATCATCCATCTTTGCTTTGGCAGCGGCTTTTGTGGATATAACAATTACACCGTTTTTGCCTTTTTCGCCATATAAAGCAGTGGCCGATTCATCTTTTAAAACTGAGATCGACTCAATATCTTCTGCAGAAATATTTGCGATATTGCCCATTTCCTTTCCATCAACAAAATATAAAGGAGCCTCGCCGGTGGTGGTTTCAAAGCCCAGCTTTTCAATTTGTACATTCGAAAAGCTTTTGCTGGTTTGTTCTCCTAAACCAATCAGTTTTACGTTTGCCGAATTTTTTGCTGTTGCGTCTTTGGTGGTAACAACTACCACCCCGTTTTTGCCACCAACCGAACCGTATAAAGCCGTAGCCTGCTCACCTTTTAATACCGAAACGCTCTCGATCTTTTCCGGAGGAATGGAATTAATGTCGGTTACCGGCACCCCATCAACAATATACAGCGGCTCGTTATCATCAACAATGTATAACGGCGGATTTTTAGCATTCCCAAACAAATCCATCGTTGAAAGATCTTGGTTTGGAAAGGGAACACCAACAACAGGAGTTTTGTGTCCATTGCTTTTTAGCTGAATATCAAGCTTCGATTTTCCATCAATTGCAACTTCCTTCTCGGCGTAGCCAATCATTTTAAAAACCAGTGTGTTTGTTTCGTCGGTTTCAATTTTATAGTCCCCCGAGAAATCAGATACAGTACCAACTGTGGTTCCTTTTACCAGAACCATTGCGGCTGGGATACCATCACCATCTTCATTGGTAATCTTTCCGGTAACGGTAAATTCCTTTTCCGAGTCATTCTCAGCAAGAGCTATACTCAATTCCTTTTTGTTGCCATAATAAACAACGTCATTTTTATAATAACCGGGTGCCGAGAAACTTAAAACCACCGGTTTTTCTATCCCGTTAAAGGCAAGTTCGAAATTACCATTTCCATCTGCCACAAATTCTTCCGAAGATTCGTTGTTAACAATTTTGGCATTCGGTATCACCTCACCCCAAGCATTTTCGACTGTACCTTTTACGGAAAAATTCCCACTTCGTACCAGAACTACAGGCTTCCCCAGCATTTTATCAAATTCAGGAACGGTGCCTACCTCATAATCGCTGGTTTGGATGCAGTAAACTCCATCCTCATTCGGGTTTTTATCAAACGACATTGCATTGGCAACCACTTTGTCTTCCAAACCCAGTGCTTCTATTATTTCGCCTCCATTAAATCCATTGGTAAAATCAAGTTTCATCAGGTCGGGGTGATCGACCGGAAGCTCAACACCATCAACAACTACTTTTAGTTGTCCGGCATCGTGCAGCACTTCGGTTCGTACTTCTTTGTTCGACAAACCCATAATTAAAATGGCCAGCAGGGGCAGTACAACCAGCTGTTTTAGCAGGCCGTAACGGTTTTCTGTTTTCTTCTTCATCATGATAATACGGTTTTTTAATTGTGAGCCGTTAAGCGCGGTCAAAAAGGGAGCCACTCCTTTTTTATGCGCCAATCCTACCATGGCCAATTGATAAGCTTCGGCATTATGATTTTGGGCTACCTGATGATCTGTCAGGTATTCCAGGTTATTTCGCATCGCATCGCGGATTAACCAGGCAAAGGGATTAAACCACTGGAGCAGGAATAATAATTCTGCAACAAGAATATCGAGGGTATGACGTTCTCTTACGTGAATCATTTCGTGATCGACAATCATTTTCAGATTGGGATTCTTTAATGTTTTTTCCGACAGCACTATCCGCGAGAAGAACGAGAATGGATGAACATCTTTTTTAGTCAGGTTCACTTGTGCTCCAAACAATTCCTTAAGTCGGCTAAAACGGATAATATTTATGGCTTTGAGATGCCCGATCAGTAGGTTCAGAAAAAATACGATGATCCCGAGTGCATAAATCGCTAACAGGTAATGATACCATTCAAAGATAAATTGCGTTTCGGAAGCTGTAGTTGTTTCAGGCAGGTAGGCAAAACTGTTTGCTGCTGCTGCCGGAATTTCCTTAATGTAATTCACTTTGGTAAATGTTACCAGTGGAATTAAAAAGCTAATAAAAAACGAAACAGGTAAATAAATACGGTTAAACAGAAACTGTTTCTGGTGTTGGAAAAGCGCCAGATAGGCCAGGAAAAAAGCCCCGAGTGCTAACGCTGCTTTTCCGATATAAAGCAAAAATTCTTCCATTACTTTTTGTTTTTAATGAGGTTAACGAGCTCATTGATCTCTTCTTCCGACAGGTTTTTCTCTTTTACAAAAAAGGCCACCGCACTTTTGTACGAGTTGTCGAAATAGTCACTTACCACCTGGTTCATGAACGAACGGCGGTACTCTTCTTTCGAAATAAGCGGGAAATACTGGTAGGTATTGCCGTATTGTTTAAAGCCGATAACACCTTTGTCCTGCAACAAACGCACCAACGAAGAAATCGTGTTGTAATGCGGTTTTGGATCTGGATACAACTCAACAATATCTTTTACAAATGCTTTTTCCAGTTTCCAGAGGATCTTCATTAATTCCTCTTCCTTTTTTGTTAGTTTTTTCATTGTACTGTCGTTACAGAATTTATTGTCATTCCGATCCGTCGGCTGACGGAGAGGAATCTGAAACAGATTTCTCACTCGCTTCTCTCACTCGAAATGACAGTTATAATTTTACATCGACAAACATACAACTGATTTTTCAGTTTCGCAACTGATTTTTCAGTTATTAAACGAATTTTTCAGTTCTATTCGTACTAAGCACATTCAAAACCCGCATGGAATAAGTACTTATCAGCAGATAAAAAAAATGCCATTCTTTTAAAAAGAACGGCATTCAATAGTATTGTCTTTGCGTATTATCGTTAAAATTCTCCGCCTCCCATATCCATTCCGCTATCGCCGCCACGATCACCGCCACGATCTTCTTTAAAGTTGTTAATCTTGTAGCTTAATGTAAGCATTACTACACGTGGTTCTCGTTCAAAACGAAACCAGTTTTTAAAGTCGTCGCCATAGCTTGTACGTTCAAAACGACCGGTTCCCAAAGGATCGCGAACACTAACAGTTGCTGAAAGTTTTTTATTCATAAACTCCTGACGGTACGAGATATTGGTGAAGAACATGGCACCACTTTCGCCCTGTGCCGAAACCGATTTACCGCGGAAGAATGCATTTACCTGCAGACGCGAATTTTCAGTAAATTTAAAGGTGGTATTCATTCGCCCACCCCAGTTGGTACTTTGCCGGTCGATGGATTCACCATTCAGCTCGCCGGTAATTTTATAATCGTAAACATTCACACTGGCATTAACGATAAGCCATTTCTTGTAACTCAGGTTTCCCGTCACTTCAAAACCGGTGCTGTAGTCTTTATCAAAATTGTCGGTGTACATATAGAAGATACCGTCCTCGCCCAATTCCTGTCTACGGTCGATTTTATTGTTGGTTACCCTGCGGAACAAGTCGGCCGATAAAAACGAACGTGTTTCTCCAAAACGCTTCATAAAACCCAGTTCGTACGAATTTGTATATTCCGGCTCCAAATCGGGATTTCCGTAACGAATGGTATAACGGTTGTAATAATTCGGTGTAGGGTCAAGGTCGCGACCACTCGGACGATTGATCCTTCGGCTGTAACTTGTTGTAAAATCGGCAGTTTGTGTTATTGGATACGAAAAGTGTGCAGTCGGGAACAAGTCAAAGCGATTTAGCGACGAAACATTTTCGGCACTTGTGTTTATTATCTCACGAACGGTCAGCTCTCCACGCAAACCGGCCATGTATGCCAGCTTGCCCACCTTATTGCTGTAGGTAGAATAAGCAGCATGAATATCGCGCTGAAAATCGGTAGCACTCGAATAGTTTTCGTTTATAATCCACATGTCGGTTGCCTGATCATAATCGCGAAATTCAAGCGTTTCTTTTTCGCTTTCCAAACGTCCCTGATAACCGGCCTCAAAACGGCCATCATCGCTAAACGGATAGGTGTAATCGAGCTTTAAACGAATGTCTTGTTCATCCTCGGTCTCAAATGTCGAAACATTCGACAAATACTCGTCGGTAGGATTCCAATTCTCGTCGGCAAGCAATTCTGCTTCTATTTCGCTGTCGGTTCCGGTCTCGTCTGAATAAAAAGCTGTGGCTTCAATGCGGTGTCCTTTGTCATCGAATTTATGCTGGAAATTCATGTTCAGCGTGTAAAAGTCGTTGTTGCGCTCCGAGGTTTCTTCGCTGATTGAAAAAATTTGTTCCGAAGCCGGAATCGTAAAGTTTTCTGTTCGGCCACCACCTTCGTTTCCACGTTCCGAGGTTCCTGTTTCTCCCGAGAGAGTTAAGGTAGTGTTAGTGCCCAGGTAAAAATCAGCACCTCCTTTAAGGCTGTGTCCGCCACGAATCCATTTACGATCGCCATGCATATTCAAAAATTCGGTAGTATCGTTGTAATAAGTTTCGCGCTCCGAGCCCATTTCCCCGTTGTTGATTTCATCGCGCCAGTCGGCTCCAAAAAACAGGTTCATGTTTTCAAAACGATAGTTAAGCATAAAATCGCCGCGGTATTTTTCGCCCGTTCCAACACTTGCGTTAACAATTCCGTTCAGTCCGTTCATCGAGTTCTTTTTCATTACCAGGTTAATTATACCTGCCGCCCCATCGGGCTCATATTTTGCCGATGGGTTGGTAATAATCTCAATATTTTCGATTGCTGAAGACGGAATCTGACGCAATGCATCGCTACCGCTTAAAACACTCGGACGACCATCGATTAATACGGTAAAATTTCCAGAACCGCGTAACGATACATTTCCTTCAATATCAACCTGAACCGAAGGTGTATTCTCCAAGACATCAACTGCTGTACCACCAATGGCGCTGATTACCTGGCTTACATTTACTACTTTTTTGTCGAGTTTGTATTCTACTGCAGCTTTGTCGGCTACCACGTTAATTTCGCCAATGGCAACGGTTGAAGAAGCAAGGTTGATCTCGCCCAGGTCGTACACACGGTTGCTGCGATCGAGCTTTATATCCACCACATTTTCCTCATCAAAACCTATAAAGTTGGCCACGAGGTAATAATCACCATAATCTAAATTTGTTATTTCAAATACGCCCTTTTCGTTGGTTATACCTCCGGTTACGAGGGTTGAATCGGTCTCTTTATAAACGGCTATATTGGCAAATTCCATGGGAGTTTCCGTTTCCTTTTCTACGATCGTACCAACGATCTTACCCTTACCATCATCGTTTAGGTCGTTCTCTTTTTCCGGGTCTTCAATTAATGCATAAGAATTCACCCCTATAAATAAAAGGACGATTAAAATTATGTTCTTCAAGTACTTCATTGCTGTTTAAATTGTTTCCTTTTTGTCTGTTTTTACTATATTATGACCGTTTATTCCTTATTTAGTTTAATTCAAACGTGTTAAATAGTTGTTAACGTATTTCAGCGCTGTTGGGGGCAGTCAAAAGGTTTGGTTTTTAAGTTGTTCAGATTGTTTCGTGATTTTCCCATTTCGTAAA
It contains:
- a CDS encoding Crp/Fnr family transcriptional regulator; this translates as MLNSSELTALGQGCSMIQYDKGELIFKEGGPVQYIIYLREGFVKLVKKGAGGKDFILSVSTKGAYLGLQNLDKETKSNYYSAIALTKSEVCFIDRNHFTDLLKSNGDFAVKVLSTVFKDEMNYFDRLVKNVQQQLPGRLANTMSYLANEVYGENPFTLNLTQTEIAALIGTSRESVSRILKEFQEMGIIDLKKNLLTILNEKRLEEIKNKG
- a CDS encoding rhodanese-like domain-containing protein, with translation MKRTGIIIVLMMGMFTVLSAQENKVYNGYKELVAAVKQEIDAIDTEGFHEKYVEGLKSRKSDYILIDVRTKDEYRAGHIPGAYLVQRGVLESHIEKEAVWEGFRHAVPKKTDTIILYCRSGSRSALATKSLMMLGYEHVYSLDGGWNAWHENYPKLERF
- a CDS encoding MBL fold metallo-hydrolase — translated: MKNIVTLITMMVFVVFVQAQQFDKDVFPTSGGDLEITFIAHGTLMMQFNGKVIHIDPVSWYADYATLPKADLILITHEHGDHLDAKAIDAVKKEGTQVVLTTTCNEKYAGTKVLSNGDSGVFAGIEVDAVPAYNIKHEREAGQPFHPKGVGNGYVLHFGDKKVYVAGDTENIPEMAELKDIDVAFLPMNLPYTMTPEMVADATKMFQPKILYPYHFGETNTDELAELLKNQNKTELRIRNLK
- a CDS encoding glycoside hydrolase family 97 protein, which encodes MKRLTLLTTLVALVFSLSAKEYSLESPSGKIQLKVNVDETLTYSVLLNGSTIVAPSQISMELYDGTVWGVDAKVRKAKTSSVSQVLTPVVRRKSATIKDEYKELTLTFKGYALLFRAYDDGAAYRWVSGKDGEYKVKSELATFAFPADNKLWFPEEESMMTHQEREYLRETLSNIGSDRFASTGLLVDCGNGVKTYISESNLMDYPGMYLRGCDDNEYALVGKYPGVVLETTQLSDRDVKPTKYADYIAECNGPRDFPWRAMVITENDGQLIETEMIYKLAPACKLENTDWIKPGKVAWDWWNANNIYGVDFVAGVNTETYKYYIDFASKYGLKYIILDEGWYVLSDIMQQEKDIDVKELVDYGKEKNVDVILWVVWKAMDDKLEESLDQFQAWGAKGIKMDFMQRDDQWMVNFYEKIARKCAEHELLVDFHGAYKPSGLDRAYPNVISYEGVKGMENAKWSNLPDPEHDVTLPFIRMVAGPMDYTPGAMINKTKENFTPVFTEPMSQGTRCHQLALYPVFESPLQMLADNPSNYYREPECMEFLAAVPSVWDETQVLEAKVSDYIAVARRSSDKWFVGALTDWDAREMELKLDFLGNGSYTMKVWKDGLNADKHAADFAQETVEVTAGSTVKVKMAPGGGWVAIIEKK
- a CDS encoding TonB-dependent receptor plug domain-containing protein; the encoded protein is MEEFLLYIGKAALALGAFFLAYLALFQHQKQFLFNRIYLPVSFFISFLIPLVTFTKVNYIKEIPAAAANSFAYLPETTTASETQFIFEWYHYLLAIYALGIIVFFLNLLIGHLKAINIIRFSRLKELFGAQVNLTKKDVHPFSFFSRIVLSEKTLKNPNLKMIVDHEMIHVRERHTLDILVAELLFLLQWFNPFAWLIRDAMRNNLEYLTDHQVAQNHNAEAYQLAMVGLAHKKGVAPFLTALNGSQLKNRIIMMKKKTENRYGLLKQLVVLPLLAILIMGLSNKEVRTEVLHDAGQLKVVVDGVELPVDHPDLMKLDFTNGFNGGEIIEALGLEDKVVANAMSFDKNPNEDGVYCIQTSDYEVGTVPEFDKMLGKPVVLVRSGNFSVKGTVENAWGEVIPNAKIVNNESSEEFVADGNGNFELAFNGIEKPVVLSFSAPGYYKNDVVYYGNKKELSIALAENDSEKEFTVTGKITNEDGDGIPAAMVLVKGTTVGTVSDFSGDYKIETDETNTLVFKMIGYAEKEVAIDGKSKLDIQLKSNGHKTPVVGVPFPNQDLSTMDLFGNAKNPPLYIVDDNEPLYIVDGVPVTDINSIPPEKIESVSVLKGEQATALYGSVGGKNGVVVVTTKDATAKNSANVKLIGLGEQTSKSFSNVQIEKLGFETTTGEAPLYFVDGKEMGNIANISAEDIESISVLKDESATALYGEKGKNGVIVISTKAAAKAKMDDAIVIVEGVPYNGDINDIDPSTIESMEVLKDESATSIYGPIAKNGAISIKLKGSADLNGKSPLIFLDGEKYTGDMGDIDPENIQSIDVLKDASAIKTYGDEGKDGVILITSKTEEITSELDLRKFIAKRMKYPTELREANITGESNMFVKVNKHGTVVSVKETGSKNAIPVDEVVAVGYKPKEVSGTTVEDAQEKLDRAAKSLLLQLPTINIPEYKGETLVFTLKYVLQEK
- a CDS encoding BlaI/MecI/CopY family transcriptional regulator yields the protein MKKLTKKEEELMKILWKLEKAFVKDIVELYPDPKPHYNTISSLVRLLQDKGVIGFKQYGNTYQYFPLISKEEYRRSFMNQVVSDYFDNSYKSAVAFFVKEKNLSEEEINELVNLIKNKK
- a CDS encoding TonB-dependent receptor; translated protein: MKYLKNIILIVLLFIGVNSYALIEDPEKENDLNDDGKGKIVGTIVEKETETPMEFANIAVYKETDSTLVTGGITNEKGVFEITNLDYGDYYLVANFIGFDEENVVDIKLDRSNRVYDLGEINLASSTVAIGEINVVADKAAVEYKLDKKVVNVSQVISAIGGTAVDVLENTPSVQVDIEGNVSLRGSGNFTVLIDGRPSVLSGSDALRQIPSSAIENIEIITNPSAKYEPDGAAGIINLVMKKNSMNGLNGIVNASVGTGEKYRGDFMLNYRFENMNLFFGADWRDEINNGEMGSERETYYNDTTEFLNMHGDRKWIRGGHSLKGGADFYLGTNTTLTLSGETGTSERGNEGGGRTENFTIPASEQIFSISEETSERNNDFYTLNMNFQHKFDDKGHRIEATAFYSDETGTDSEIEAELLADENWNPTDEYLSNVSTFETEDEQDIRLKLDYTYPFSDDGRFEAGYQGRLESEKETLEFRDYDQATDMWIINENYSSATDFQRDIHAAYSTYSNKVGKLAYMAGLRGELTVREIINTSAENVSSLNRFDLFPTAHFSYPITQTADFTTSYSRRINRPSGRDLDPTPNYYNRYTIRYGNPDLEPEYTNSYELGFMKRFGETRSFLSADLFRRVTNNKIDRRQELGEDGIFYMYTDNFDKDYSTGFEVTGNLSYKKWLIVNASVNVYDYKITGELNGESIDRQSTNWGGRMNTTFKFTENSRLQVNAFFRGKSVSAQGESGAMFFTNISYRQEFMNKKLSATVSVRDPLGTGRFERTSYGDDFKNWFRFEREPRVVMLTLSYKINNFKEDRGGDRGGDSGMDMGGGEF